A window from Bacteroidales bacterium encodes these proteins:
- a CDS encoding nucleoside phosphorylase — protein sequence MKKFEESELIITPENKIYHLNLHPEDIADDIIVVGDPGRVGKISWHFDSIELRAQNREIVTHTGYFGGKRITALSTGMGPDNIDIVLNELDALANIDFTTRTVKPVLRKLNIIRIGTSGAMQKNIPIDSFVASSYGLGIDGVLNFYEKPQNEVGDKFTDEFIQQTKWPAFLARPYVFPASEELLKKIAFDMQQGITATAPGFFGPQGRQLRAGLAFPDLNETLTSFEFQSNKITNFEMETSALYGLGKLLGHETLTICVIIANRIAKQFSKDYKPLMEKLILTVLERITK from the coding sequence ATGAAAAAATTTGAAGAATCCGAGCTTATTATTACTCCGGAGAATAAAATATACCACCTTAATTTGCATCCAGAAGACATTGCAGATGATATTATTGTAGTTGGTGATCCCGGAAGAGTTGGAAAAATATCCTGGCATTTTGACAGCATCGAACTTAGAGCTCAGAACAGGGAAATAGTAACCCATACAGGATATTTTGGCGGAAAGAGAATCACAGCCTTGTCAACAGGCATGGGCCCCGACAATATTGACATCGTGCTGAACGAGCTTGATGCACTTGCAAATATTGATTTTACCACACGTACTGTTAAACCTGTATTACGAAAATTGAACATCATTCGTATTGGCACTTCAGGTGCTATGCAGAAAAATATTCCCATCGATTCGTTTGTTGCATCTTCATATGGACTTGGCATTGACGGGGTTCTGAACTTTTATGAGAAACCTCAGAATGAGGTGGGTGATAAATTTACCGACGAGTTCATCCAACAGACAAAATGGCCTGCATTTCTTGCGAGACCTTATGTGTTTCCAGCTTCTGAAGAGCTTTTAAAGAAAATAGCTTTTGATATGCAGCAGGGCATAACAGCTACGGCACCGGGTTTCTTCGGACCACAGGGCAGACAACTGCGTGCAGGACTAGCATTTCCGGACCTGAACGAAACACTGACAAGTTTCGAATTCCAAAGCAATAAAATTACAAACTTTGAAATGGAAACCTCGGCATTATATGGATTGGGAAAACTTTTAGGACACGAAACCCTGACGATATGTGTAATCATTGCCAATCGCATTGCGAAACAATTCAGCAAGGATTACAAGCCACTGATGGAAAAACTTATATTGACAGTACTGGAACGTATTACCAAATAA
- a CDS encoding carbohydrate kinase, with the protein MRKIYCFGEAVYDIIFKNEIPVEAKPGGAMLNVAVSLGRLGLPVYFVGDFANDRVGNIIKKFLKENNVDTTYITMYTNAKSRIALAFLDEKNNADYSFYKIRIEDKPYINFPELQQDDILLFGSYYAIKPEIRTMVSEFIHQSNQKNALIVYDPNFRLAHLNMLEQLKPFIEENISIADITKGSDEDFKNIFQIEDAGATYNLLKKLGSKSLIYTRNRNGVDLQTYDFESHVPAIGVKPISTVGAGDTFTAGMAYWMYKNKIDKIKLQRLSLDEYNKMITMAVRFATDVCLSYDNYISYHFRDELIK; encoded by the coding sequence ATGCGAAAAATATATTGCTTCGGCGAAGCCGTTTATGACATAATTTTTAAAAACGAAATCCCGGTTGAGGCTAAGCCCGGCGGCGCCATGCTCAACGTAGCTGTATCTCTTGGACGTCTCGGGCTTCCCGTGTATTTTGTCGGCGACTTTGCCAACGACAGGGTAGGGAATATTATTAAAAAATTTCTTAAAGAAAATAATGTAGATACAACCTACATCACCATGTATACCAACGCCAAATCGCGTATTGCATTAGCATTTCTGGACGAAAAAAACAATGCCGACTATTCTTTTTATAAAATACGAATTGAAGATAAACCCTATATAAATTTTCCCGAACTTCAGCAGGACGATATTCTTTTGTTCGGCTCGTATTATGCCATCAAGCCCGAAATAAGAACGATGGTTTCGGAATTTATTCATCAATCAAATCAAAAAAATGCGCTGATAGTTTACGACCCTAATTTCCGACTTGCGCATCTTAATATGCTCGAACAACTTAAACCCTTTATCGAGGAAAATATTTCTATAGCTGATATTACAAAAGGTTCTGATGAGGATTTTAAAAATATTTTTCAAATCGAAGATGCTGGAGCGACTTATAATTTGTTAAAAAAACTCGGAAGTAAATCTTTAATATATACACGAAACCGTAATGGGGTGGATTTGCAAACCTATGATTTTGAGAGTCATGTGCCGGCTATTGGTGTCAAACCCATCAGCACAGTGGGCGCCGGCGATACTTTTACAGCGGGGATGGCCTACTGGATGTACAAAAATAAAATTGATAAAATAAAGCTGCAAAGACTCTCACTGGATGAATATAACAAGATGATAACTATGGCTGTGCGTTTTGCTACGGATGTATGTTTGAGTTATGATAATTATATTTCTTATCATTTCAGGGATGAACTGATAAAATAA
- a CDS encoding sigma-70 family RNA polymerase sigma factor has translation MKPGKELKEIVDLCRENNSAAQEKLYKMFYGAMMNICLRYSRSEDDALEVLNTGFLKVFQNLDKYQGEGDYLYAWIRKIMVNTALDKIRFEKNRYYNTVPLNINNDSSHIENEALSKLGEEDLIKMIQDLPPASRSVFNMYVFENFNHKEIGKALNITESTSQWHLLNARRILMNRILKLNRKETIING, from the coding sequence ATGAAGCCGGGTAAGGAGCTGAAGGAGATAGTGGATTTGTGCAGAGAAAATAATTCGGCTGCTCAGGAAAAGCTTTATAAAATGTTTTATGGTGCGATGATGAATATTTGTTTGCGTTATTCAAGAAGCGAAGATGATGCCCTGGAGGTTTTGAATACCGGTTTTTTAAAAGTTTTTCAAAATCTTGACAAATATCAGGGAGAAGGAGATTATTTATATGCGTGGATACGAAAAATAATGGTAAATACAGCGCTTGACAAGATACGCTTTGAAAAAAACCGCTATTATAATACAGTTCCTCTCAACATTAACAACGATTCTTCGCACATAGAAAACGAAGCTTTGAGCAAGCTTGGGGAAGAAGACCTCATCAAAATGATACAGGACCTACCTCCGGCCAGCCGCTCCGTGTTTAATATGTATGTTTTTGAGAATTTTAATCATAAAGAAATAGGGAAAGCCCTTAACATAACCGAAAGCACTTCGCAATGGCATTTGCTTAATGCAAGGCGCATATTAATGAACAGGATTTTAAAACTTAACCGTAAGGAGACCATCATAAATGGATAA